The Desulfomonilaceae bacterium genome has a segment encoding these proteins:
- the purE gene encoding 5-(carboxyamino)imidazole ribonucleotide mutase: MKYSMVDVQVGILMGSDSDLPKMKKAAEVLDLFEVRYFMTVASAHRTPERVIEIARRAETEGWKVLIAGAGMAAHLAGFLAAHTVLPIIGVPMDSSSLGGIDALLSTVQMPGGIPVACMGIGSSGAKNAGLFAVEILACFDTGLRRRLLDYRTEQREIIEKKAHKVEN, from the coding sequence GTGAAATACTCTATGGTTGATGTTCAGGTTGGAATACTTATGGGAAGCGACTCAGACCTTCCCAAAATGAAGAAGGCGGCTGAGGTCCTGGATTTATTCGAAGTTCGCTATTTCATGACGGTAGCGTCGGCGCACCGCACACCCGAACGGGTAATCGAGATTGCACGGCGGGCTGAAACCGAAGGTTGGAAAGTTCTAATCGCTGGAGCGGGCATGGCCGCTCATTTGGCGGGATTCCTAGCTGCCCACACCGTGTTGCCGATTATAGGCGTGCCGATGGATTCGTCGTCGCTTGGTGGAATTGACGCGTTACTTTCCACTGTTCAGATGCCAGGTGGTATTCCGGTGGCATGCATGGGGATAGGCTCCAGCGGCGCAAAAAACGCGGGGTTGTTCGCTGTAGAGATACTAGCCTGCTTCGACACCGGCCTGCGCAGAAGACTTCTGGATTACAGGACTGAACAAAGGGAAATTATCGAAAAAAAAGCCCATAAGGTAGAGAATTAG
- a CDS encoding class II fructose-bisphosphate aldolase, with protein sequence MSANSVSTVDYEKALRVGRPPNVVKLFPNSKALLVSGKVIDRAMIKKGKAIAIAASVRNSFAAYGALRAAQKANAAIIIEIAKSEGGSNAYCAVCLWNMARLVDSICNELGITVPVAIHADHYGIKSETDITTAKTEIPSIFDAGITSIAIDASHLPDVDNLLANIELSKFVPTWAGYETEVGEIKGKSGLSTVEEALFLIQGLNANNIFPDWIALNNGTTHGLEASDAGIQIDLTASIHNALQPYHISGAQHGTSGNSFERLRAIAQKTHTTKANVATALQMVSWGLKVNEYGNAIQDTDGNFIKLPDAGPFDKMWEQMVAFAKEKGWKGGDYKKLNLPFENRLLGLTAEERERMIKGVEDFVYLLISDVFNGSDTAPLAIEEILKADSYDLGQKTSRIENPAEWTPEKIREKGARLVTDKGAKGNFDD encoded by the coding sequence ATGTCAGCCAACTCAGTTTCGACAGTGGATTATGAAAAAGCTTTACGCGTCGGGCGTCCACCAAACGTCGTGAAGCTTTTCCCCAATTCTAAAGCTCTACTGGTAAGCGGGAAAGTTATCGATCGAGCGATGATAAAAAAAGGGAAAGCTATAGCGATTGCAGCCAGCGTCCGCAACTCCTTTGCCGCTTATGGAGCCCTTAGAGCCGCACAAAAGGCCAATGCCGCCATAATAATAGAAATTGCCAAATCAGAAGGTGGGTCAAACGCCTATTGCGCTGTCTGTCTATGGAACATGGCAAGGTTGGTGGACTCCATTTGTAATGAATTGGGGATTACGGTTCCTGTCGCAATACACGCTGACCATTACGGCATAAAAAGTGAGACGGATATTACGACGGCTAAAACAGAAATCCCAAGCATTTTTGACGCAGGCATAACATCAATCGCTATTGACGCGTCACATCTACCTGACGTTGACAACCTGCTGGCAAATATAGAATTGTCAAAGTTTGTGCCGACATGGGCAGGTTATGAAACTGAAGTTGGGGAAATAAAGGGGAAAAGTGGCCTGTCAACAGTTGAAGAAGCTCTTTTCCTCATACAAGGGCTAAACGCCAACAACATTTTTCCCGACTGGATAGCGTTGAATAACGGAACCACTCATGGCCTCGAAGCATCAGACGCTGGTATTCAGATTGATCTCACGGCCAGTATTCATAACGCTCTTCAGCCGTATCATATCTCAGGAGCTCAACATGGCACCTCCGGCAACAGCTTTGAGCGACTACGGGCAATAGCTCAGAAGACACACACAACCAAGGCTAATGTGGCTACCGCTCTACAGATGGTGTCTTGGGGGCTGAAGGTAAATGAGTATGGTAACGCTATTCAAGACACTGATGGCAATTTCATAAAATTACCTGACGCCGGTCCATTTGACAAAATGTGGGAGCAAATGGTGGCGTTCGCAAAGGAAAAAGGCTGGAAGGGTGGCGATTACAAGAAGCTGAACCTGCCCTTCGAAAACAGACTCCTGGGTTTGACGGCGGAGGAACGGGAGCGCATGATAAAAGGGGTTGAAGACTTTGTGTATTTGCTTATTTCCGATGTCTTCAACGGTTCGGATACTGCGCCGCTAGCGATAGAGGAAATTCTGAAAGCGGATTCGTATGACCTTGGGCAAAAAACGTCCAGAATAGAAAATCCTGCTGAATGGACCCCTGAAAAAATTCGTGAGAAAGGCGCCAGGCTGGTTACAGACAAGGGAGCGAAAGGCAATTTTGACGACTAG
- a CDS encoding prepilin-type N-terminal cleavage/methylation domain-containing protein yields MKLEKGNAGFTILEMTTVILIISVLAVIYFLEIDSYRERRMSELAAKTLMLAAKAQEDFFASEHRYFDARISGNGADSTLTTPNGIKTQVVAPAGVVLSIKAKGFEKRAFTGSAYYKGSKVTHVYDSETGKMTTVPRSQEELE; encoded by the coding sequence ATGAAACTCGAAAAAGGAAACGCCGGTTTTACCATTTTGGAAATGACTACGGTCATCTTGATCATAAGTGTATTAGCGGTAATTTACTTTCTCGAGATAGACTCTTACAGAGAACGGCGCATGAGCGAGTTGGCCGCGAAGACCCTTATGCTGGCCGCCAAAGCGCAAGAAGATTTTTTTGCTAGCGAACATCGGTATTTTGACGCAAGAATCTCAGGGAACGGGGCTGATTCTACGCTAACCACTCCGAATGGAATAAAAACGCAAGTGGTAGCGCCGGCCGGTGTTGTGTTAAGTATTAAGGCAAAAGGATTTGAAAAAAGGGCGTTCACGGGTAGCGCGTATTACAAGGGCAGCAAGGTGACCCATGTATATGATTCTGAAACCGGGAAAATGACTACCGTTCCGCGATCGCAGGAAGAGCTGGAATGA
- the dapF gene encoding diaminopimelate epimerase, producing the protein MKIEFQKMHGAKNDFVVFDDMKNAVSLSAANVAHICNRREGVGADGLIVARPSEHADFFMDYMNADGSVAEMCGNGIRCLAKYVFDRGLTDKTSLSIETRAGIKIVDLIADGNGQVGSVRVDMGAPIFDPAKIPVDIEAKSWPILDYALKIEGRTFPCSFISMGNPHCVILYDGADLADAPRNYGKVIENHPIFPAKTNVEFVQVLDRKTALMRVWERGSGETMACGTGACASAVFTIVKGLTDNEVSIKLLGGMLSIVWKGGNNSVVMTGAACSVYDGIITI; encoded by the coding sequence ATGAAAATAGAATTTCAAAAAATGCATGGGGCCAAAAACGATTTTGTAGTTTTCGACGATATGAAAAACGCTGTTTCTCTCTCTGCGGCCAATGTGGCCCATATCTGCAATCGACGAGAGGGCGTGGGGGCTGACGGTCTAATTGTAGCCCGCCCTTCGGAACACGCTGACTTTTTCATGGATTATATGAATGCCGATGGCTCTGTCGCAGAGATGTGCGGCAATGGCATTCGGTGTCTTGCGAAATATGTTTTCGATAGAGGACTTACGGACAAAACCAGCCTTAGCATAGAAACCAGGGCAGGAATAAAAATCGTGGATCTGATTGCCGATGGAAATGGGCAAGTTGGCAGTGTACGTGTTGACATGGGAGCGCCCATTTTTGATCCAGCGAAAATTCCTGTAGATATAGAGGCGAAATCTTGGCCTATTCTGGATTACGCGCTAAAAATAGAAGGCAGAACGTTTCCCTGTTCATTCATATCCATGGGAAACCCTCATTGCGTAATCCTGTATGATGGCGCCGACCTGGCGGACGCTCCCAGAAATTATGGCAAAGTGATTGAAAATCATCCAATATTCCCTGCTAAAACTAACGTTGAATTTGTACAAGTTCTTGATAGAAAAACAGCGTTGATGCGAGTCTGGGAAAGAGGCAGTGGAGAAACCATGGCATGTGGGACCGGCGCTTGCGCGTCAGCGGTATTTACAATCGTCAAAGGACTTACGGACAATGAGGTTTCCATAAAACTGCTGGGGGGTATGCTAAGTATTGTATGGAAAGGCGGTAATAATTCAGTTGTTATGACTGGAGCCGCGTGTAGTGTCTACGATGGTATTATAACAATTTAA